The Candidatus Hinthialibacter antarcticus genome has a segment encoding these proteins:
- a CDS encoding thioesterase family protein — protein MVSEYTHRRRVEFSDTDLAGIVHWSRYFVFMESCEHAFYRSIDYSVHMREGERYIALPRGEVTCRYTRPLQFEDLVEIQLRVKEIREKTVTYDFIFQRVEPEPREEIARATLTVVCVAFQDGKVKSIPLPERFISQIEVFTE, from the coding sequence ATGGTAAGCGAATATACCCACCGTCGGCGGGTCGAATTTTCCGACACCGACTTGGCGGGCATCGTTCATTGGTCGCGCTATTTTGTGTTTATGGAATCATGCGAACATGCGTTTTACCGTTCGATTGATTACTCCGTTCACATGCGCGAAGGCGAGCGCTATATTGCGCTGCCGCGCGGCGAAGTAACCTGCCGTTATACACGCCCATTGCAGTTTGAAGATTTAGTCGAGATTCAATTGCGCGTGAAAGAGATTCGAGAAAAAACCGTGACCTATGATTTCATATTCCAGCGTGTGGAGCCGGAGCCGCGTGAAGAAATCGCCCGCGCAACATTAACGGTCGTATGCGTTGCGTTTCAAGACGGCAAGGTAAAGTCGATTCCATTACCGGAACGCTTCATCAGCCAGATCGAAGTATTTACGGAATAA